AGCGGTCAATAACATCTGTCTGTCATTAAAGTCAAAACCGATATTAAGAGAGGGCTTTTTAGGAAAGAAATGATAGGCACAAAGTGCGCCCATTGTGTTCATCAGGAAGTTATTTACCGAACGGTGCCTGGTATGCTGCAGCTTGCATATATTCTTTAATTCATCGTTCACACATTCGATTAAGGCTCTTTTTCTGAGCATAATCTTATCAGCTTGCGAGATGTTAAAATCCTTCATATTCTTTCTTGGCTTGGTAATCATTTGAATACCATTTCCCCAGAGCAGATCAGCTAATGCTTTTGATATGTAACCTTTGTCCCCAAACAGCTTGCCGAATATCTGCTGTGTCATAGAGGTCATCAATTTAATGTTCCGGTCATCCACATTGCCCTTTGTAAGATAAAAGGATAATATTTCCCCCCTGTCATTGATGATCAGGTGAAGCTTGAATCCATAGAACCATCCGATGGAACATTGCCCTCGCTCTGCAACCAGGGAAAACACTTTATGGCTATGTATGCGCCTGTTATGGCATACCTTGATATGTGTAGAATCGATAAAGTTGATACCATTTGACTGTCCCAGACATCTGTTTTTCAGAAACAGCATCATGGGTATTGCTACTCTTTGCTGCAGTTCTACAAAACGGTTATAGGATACAAGTCCAGGAAAATAATCTCTGTAATAAGAACAGATGTGACCAATGTAAAAGTGCTTGAGATTGGTGAAATGTCCGGTATGAAAAGCTATCAGAATAGTGATGATCTCACTATCAGCAAGTGAGGCCTTACGGTTTCTGGCTTTACAATTTCCCGCATTAAGCTTATGTTGGATGATCTCAAGTTCAAATTCTTTGCAGAAATCATCAACTTGAACAAAAATTTCGGTAATTTTAGAAGGAGTAAGCATATCAAGTTATAGTTTTAATTTGGTACTTAAATATAACAAAATATGCTTACTTATTTGATAATCAGTAATTTAATCTCTTTTTTGTTCTTTAAAAAGACAATTCTATTATCCCGAACTCACGTTATTTTAAAAAATAAATGAAATTTGTTTATGGAATTTTCTACTTTCCGCCATCTTAGAGAAAAACAATAAAGAAAGAATTATGAAAAAGTTAATAATCGCTGCTATAATAGCATGTACAAGTTTAAGCGCCATGAGTCAAACTGCAGATTTAAGAAAGAAAATTGAAGTTAATGGTAGTGCAGAAACAGAAATCACTCCTGATGAAATCTACATTGCTATTTCATTGAAAGAGTACTTTAAGGATAACAACAACAAAAAACGAGTTACTATTACCGAATTGGAAAAGCAACTTCAAACTGCTGTTGCAAAAGCGGGTATTCCAAAAGAAGACTTAATGATTAACAATGTGTCGGGATATACAGACTATTGGAATCAAAAGAAAGACCCTAACTTTTTAGCCAGTAAGCAATACAAACTAAAAGTAAAAGATTTAAATAGCTTCAATGTAATTATTGCTGCGGTAGACCCAAAAGGAATAGCTTCTACTTATGTAGAAAGTTATAATCACTCTAAAATTACCCAACTGAAAAATGATTTGAGAGTGAAAGCCTTGCTAAATGCAAAGGATAAAGCTTCTGCGTTAGCAAGCGCACTTGGGGATAAATTGGGGAGTGCTTTACTGATTCAGGATCTGAATTCTGATTATAATGTACAACCTATGTATGCCAGAGCTAACTATGCGCTAGTGGCAAAAGCCGATGCTGCAGGAAACGAAGCTGAAATGTCTGATATCGACTTCAAAAAAATCAAGTTACAATATACTGTAAATGTGACTTTCGAGATTAAATAATAAAGGAACAAGTTCTGGAGATCATCCCTGGCCCTGGAGCCGGGGATTTTTGTTTTTGATATTTACTAACAAACTTAAGCATTTTCACGATGAGTATTGCAAATTGAAATTGTAGTTCCGCTTCTAATAAAGCAAGTCGAGGACTAGTATGAGACGAACCGTCTCGCACTCTTCGCAACGCCTTGAATTATTCATTAGATTTTATTTCTTTTGATCAGGATTCATGAACTCGTCAACTCGTTTTTTTGGTCCCTTTTTGTATCAAAGACAAAATGCTTCAGCATCCTTGAGAGTCTTATGAAACAATTATACTATATCGAAAAAAGGAAGGACTGCCATTCACTCTTCGCATAGGCATTCTAGTAATATTATTGTCGCTGATATTCTTTTTTCTTTTTTGAAAAAGAAACAAAAACATTTTCTTTTTATGGCCTTAGCTCTATCCTCACGCTCAGGGAAAAATGACATCGCACCAACTTTCCTTTGCCACTCTGCTTCATGAAAAGAATCTACTAAATTGAGCAAAGAAAAGAGGCTCGGTTATGCTATCCGTTCCCCGGTGCAACCATTTTTACAACGAACATTGCAAACTTACACTTTCTTTGATAGTACGGCCAGTGGCATGATAAGATTTGGAGACCTTGTCCCGACTTTACGTCGGGGTAAAATCAGATAAATCTTTGTGCACAAACAATAAATAAGTAAACCCCAAGCAATCCAATGTGCTGTAGAAAGCAACATTAAGCACCAACGAACACACATATCCGGATTGCGCTAATGAAAGATTTATCCAGATGGAGCGACAAAGATTATACGCCAAGGCATTTTGGTCCTTTTTTGCTAAAAATGTGGAGCATTCTTGAAGGCCATTTAAAAACATCAAATACTGTCTGAAAAAAGGACTAGGCCAGCCGCCGGCTATGGGGCGGACTGCCATTCATTCTTCGCATAGGCATTCTACTAATATTATTGTCGCTGATATTCTTTCTTCTTTTTTGAAAAAGAAACAAAAACATCTTCTTTTTATGGCTTTAGCTCTTACCTCACGCTCAAGGAAAAATGTCATCGCACCAACTTTCCTTTGCCACTCTGCTTTTTGAAAAGAATCTACCCAATTGAGCAAAGAAAAGAGGCTCGGTTATGCTATCCGTTCCCTGGTGCAACCATTTTTACAACGAACATTGCAAACTTACACTTTCTTCGATAGTACAGCCAGTGGCATGATAAGATTTGGAGCTAAAATCAGATAAATCTTTGTGCACAAACAATAAATAAGTAAACCCCAAGCAATCCAATGTGCTGTAGAAAGCAACATTAAGCACCAACGAACACACATATCCGGATTGCGCTAATTAAAGATTTATCTAGATGGAGCGACAAAGATTATACGCCTTGATTTTTTGGATACTTTTGTATCAAAGACAAAATGCTTTAGCATTCTTGAAGGCCATATAGAAACATAAAGACTTTCTGAAAAAAGTAATCTAGGCCAGCCGCCGGCTATGAGGCGGACTAACTTTCATTCTTCGCATAGGCATTCTACTAATATTATTGTCGCTGATACTCTTTTTTCTTTTTTGAAAAAGAAACAAAAACATTTTCTTCTTATGGCCTTAGCTCTATCCTCACGCTCAGGGAAAAATGTCTTCGCACCAACTTTCCTTTGCCACTCTGCTTTTTCAAAATAATCTACCCGATTGAGCAAAGAAAAGAGGCTCGGTAGTGCCATTTGTTCTAAACAGCAACCATTTTTAGGATTGAACATTGCAAACTTATACTTTCTTTGATAGTACGGCCAGTGGCATTATAAGATTTGGAGCTAAAATCAGATAAATCTTTGTGCAAAAACAATTAACAGGCAAATCCCAAGCAATCCAATGTGTTGCTGAAAGCAACATAAAGCTGTAATGGACACACATATCCGGATTGCGCTTTTTGTTTTTGGTATTTATTATTCGGAAACGTACTTTAGACTTAGTATATGGCACCTGAAGAAAGAAAAGACGTTCCCTCGAAAAAGAAGTTAAATTATCCGGTTAATGAGCCTCTTCGCAGGTATCTACTAAAGTATGACAGGGAAGTAAAACTTCCTGTAATGTACAGCGACATGCTTCGTTTCAACCTTACAGTACCATTATTAGACAACAATGGAGTAGATACTCTATGGCATACGGTCTATTATGACGAATCGGAGATGAAAGATCTGTTTCCCGGACTAGAATACATTTATGCTTTATTAAGAGCTTCCGGACGTATGGAAGTTATGGAGCACCTTTCTGTTGCCCGTATAGATTATTGTTCTTTTGGAAACTCCAAACCTTTCAGGGTTCGTATCATCAACAGATTTAACGATAATTACGACCATTTTTATGTTAAGGTAGCCGATTCTTCCCGCGTTTACGGGCTAGAACTGGAACACATTCTCTCCCCTAACCGTATTAATTATCTTACAGATGGAAATACATTGATAGAAGAACATATTGCCGGAATGCCTGGTGATCTGTTTATTAAACAAGCTGTTAAAGATTCGGTATTTAATAAAACCAGGATCTGCAAAGAGTTTGTCAAATTTAATGAAAGATGTTTCGTACGTCTGTTGGGCGATATGCGGTCTTACAATTATGTTGTGGATATTACCCCAGACATTGAGGGAAATCAATACCGTATACGCGCTATAGATTTTGACCAGCAATCTTACGAAGGAAGATTAAAATTCTACCTACCGCATTTCTTTAAAGAAAATAACAGAATTGTGTTTATGGGAATTGGTCTGGTGAGTGAAACTTCCATGTTGCAATACCAGCAGGAAGAACGCTCAATTATCAGGCACAGGGCCAGAGTAGGTCAAAAAAGGTTAAAAGAAGTTTTCTATCTTATGGGAAAAGAAAAACTTGCACCCGATGAAAAAATAATCAGCCTGGGAAAAGAATTAGCCGCTTACCATCAAAACCCATTATTTACAAAAATACGGACAATGGGAGGCCTGGTTAAAGAACATCTTTTCGCCTGTTTATTCAATAGCAAATAAAAAAAGAAGTTTTTAATAAAATC
This genomic interval from Pseudopedobacter saltans DSM 12145 contains the following:
- a CDS encoding IS982 family transposase; protein product: MLTPSKITEIFVQVDDFCKEFELEIIQHKLNAGNCKARNRKASLADSEIITILIAFHTGHFTNLKHFYIGHICSYYRDYFPGLVSYNRFVELQQRVAIPMMLFLKNRCLGQSNGINFIDSTHIKVCHNRRIHSHKVFSLVAERGQCSIGWFYGFKLHLIINDRGEILSFYLTKGNVDDRNIKLMTSMTQQIFGKLFGDKGYISKALADLLWGNGIQMITKPRKNMKDFNISQADKIMLRKRALIECVNDELKNICKLQHTRHRSVNNFLMNTMGALCAYHFFPKKPSLNIGFDFNDRQMLLTA
- a CDS encoding SIMPL domain-containing protein; its protein translation is MKKLIIAAIIACTSLSAMSQTADLRKKIEVNGSAETEITPDEIYIAISLKEYFKDNNNKKRVTITELEKQLQTAVAKAGIPKEDLMINNVSGYTDYWNQKKDPNFLASKQYKLKVKDLNSFNVIIAAVDPKGIASTYVESYNHSKITQLKNDLRVKALLNAKDKASALASALGDKLGSALLIQDLNSDYNVQPMYARANYALVAKADAAGNEAEMSDIDFKKIKLQYTVNVTFEIK